Part of the Phycisphaerae bacterium genome, CGACCCTCATGACGACGCACCGGTTCGTATTCGGTCAAATCGCGGAGGCCTTTCGCATGATGCAGGACAAAGCCGACGGCATCATCAAACCGTTGATCCGTTTCGAATGAAGGCGGGCAGATCGTTCCGGTGCATCTCGCCCGCGGGTTGCTTAGCCGCTTCCGTCGAGCGCCGAAGTCTCGGAGGTGGCTGTAACGGGAGAAACGGCTGGGACGGGTGTCGATAACGGCCCATCATGGCATAGCGCGGCAGACTCCAGCGCACGCGACACCCAGACAATGCCGATGCATCCGACGACCAGGTCCGTGACGAGACGCCCGCCGAAAACGCCGGTCACTCCCCCAAAGTGGGCGCCCAGGTAGGATAGCGGTATCAGCAGGCCAAGAACCCGCACCGCGTTGAGAATCGTCGCCGAGACGGGTTGGTACATGCCGGTCAGGAAGAAACCGCAGTAGCGGTGGACCTCCATCATCCCGTAGCCGAAGGAGATGATCCGGATGTACGACACCAGCGTCGCGGCGACCTTCGGATCGTCGGTGAAGAACGCCGCCAGCCAGGGAGCCATCAGGAAGAAGACCGCGGTCACCAACGCGCCGTAGCCCAGAGCGAAGCGGGTCGATATCCGCTGGGCCTCACGGAGCCGGTCGATGCGACCAGCCCCGAAATTCTGGCTGACGAACGGCGTCAGCGAAATGCCCAGCGCCATGGGAACCATGAAGGCGAACATCTCGATGCGGCCGGCCGCACCGGCGGCTGCGACGGGCTCATTGCCGAACCCGCTCAGGAGCTTGGTAATGATGGCGGCCGAGATCGGCATCAGGATCATGCTCAGGATACTCGGCACGGCAAAGCCGGTGATGCTCCGCAGCGATGCGAGATACTCCCTGAGTCGCGAAACGCTCAGAACCAGCAGGCGATGCTTCCGCACGAGCAGGTGGATCATCCAGATGGTCGAGACGCCCTGGGCGATGACGGTGGCCAGGGCCGCCCCGCGGATTCCCATGGCCGGGCAGCCGAAATAGCCGAAAATCATGATCGGATCGAGAATCAGGTTCAAAAGCGTGCCCAGGATCATAAACCCGCTGGCCGCCTTGGAGTCGCCGGCCGAGATCAAAACGCCGCTGCCCACCATGGGCAACGTCATGAACACCGCGCCCAGGTACCAGGTGCGCATGTACTCGCCGATCAGCGGCAGCGTCTCTGCGTCGGCGCCGAGGGCGGTGAAGATCGGACCGATCGAAACGTAGCCGCCGATCGAAATTACCGCCGTGACAACCAGCGTCAGCAGTGTGCCGTGCGTGGCCAGCCGGACCGTGTACTCGCGGTCGTGCCGGCCGATCGCGTGCGAGACCAGCGTCGTGACGCCCGACCCGATGCCCCGGGCCACGCAGGTCAGCAGCATGACCACCGGGAACGTGAATCCCATCGCGGCCAGCGGGATCGTCCCCAGTTTCGCGACGAACCACGTGTCCATCAGGTTGTACGCGTTCATCGCGAATGTGCCGGCCAGCATGGGAAACGCCATGCCGAACAGCGTGCGGGTGACGCTTTTGTGGACGAGCACCGCCATTGTATCCTACCTGCTGATTACGTTTTTCATCGGCGTGCTCGGTGCGGCGGCGCATTTCGGCGATGCCGGCCGGGGCGGAGGCCGTGAAGTATCCTGCTACAGTGTCAAGTATATCCTC contains:
- a CDS encoding MATE family efflux transporter, with protein sequence MAVLVHKSVTRTLFGMAFPMLAGTFAMNAYNLMDTWFVAKLGTIPLAAMGFTFPVVMLLTCVARGIGSGVTTLVSHAIGRHDREYTVRLATHGTLLTLVVTAVISIGGYVSIGPIFTALGADAETLPLIGEYMRTWYLGAVFMTLPMVGSGVLISAGDSKAASGFMILGTLLNLILDPIMIFGYFGCPAMGIRGAALATVIAQGVSTIWMIHLLVRKHRLLVLSVSRLREYLASLRSITGFAVPSILSMILMPISAAIITKLLSGFGNEPVAAAGAAGRIEMFAFMVPMALGISLTPFVSQNFGAGRIDRLREAQRISTRFALGYGALVTAVFFLMAPWLAAFFTDDPKVAATLVSYIRIISFGYGMMEVHRYCGFFLTGMYQPVSATILNAVRVLGLLIPLSYLGAHFGGVTGVFGGRLVTDLVVGCIGIVWVSRALESAALCHDGPLSTPVPAVSPVTATSETSALDGSG